The stretch of DNA AAAGGATGAAAGAAAAGTCGAAAGCTCTCTTTCGAGAGCCTCTTTTGTTGGGCTCGGCGGCCCCAATGGCAAGGCTAGATCCAGATCCCCCATAGCCTATTCATCATGAAAAATGGCTGGCGGAGATCAGGATTACCTTGATCCATTCTCAAGATCATAGGCCCCCCTACCAACTCGCACCCGGTGACATTAGGCACTACCGGCTCCCATAGCAATAACATATTTTGGTTCAGGCATTTTCCCATATAATCTCACTAAAGAGGGGGCCATTTTCATTATTACTGTTCCGGCTGTTAAAATTAGATCTGATTGTCTAGGACTCGATCTTGGTACTAGTCCATAACGATCAAAGTCGAAGCGTGAGCCTATTAGTGAAGCAAATTCAATGAAGCAACAACTGGTACCATAGAGAAGCGGCCATAAACTAGAGAGTCTTGACCAATTTGAAAGATCATTTAATGTAgttgaaataactgaattttggGCTGTTCGATCAAGTAAAGGAAACTGAATGGAATTCATAACTGTCTCAATCttattt from Nicotiana tomentosiformis chromosome 11, ASM39032v3, whole genome shotgun sequence encodes:
- the LOC138901326 gene encoding NAD(P)H-quinone oxidoreductase subunit K, chloroplastic-like encodes the protein MGNEFRRIGCICIYRSFHFRAYLNYWFSLCMAKGGIGMVLAPEYSDNKKKNGKNKIETVMNSIQFPLLDRTAQNSVISTTLNDLSNWSRLSSLWPLLYGTSCCFIEFASLIGSRFDFDRYGLVPRSSPRQSDLILTAGTVIMKMAPSLVRLYGKMPEPKYVIAMGAGSA